One region of Trichosurus vulpecula isolate mTriVul1 chromosome 1, mTriVul1.pri, whole genome shotgun sequence genomic DNA includes:
- the NR2F1 gene encoding COUP transcription factor 1 — translation MAMVVSSWRDPQEDVAGGNPGGPNPAAQPAREQQQQAGSAAPHTPQTPSQPGPPSTPGTAGDKGQGQPGSGQSQQHIECVVCGDKSSGKHYGQFTCEGCKSFFKRSVRRNLTYTCRANRNCPIDQHHRNQCQYCRLKKCLKVGMRREAVQRGRMPPTQPNPGQYALTNGDPLNGHCYLSGYISLLLRAEPYPTSRYGSQCMQPNNIMGIENICELAARLLFSAVEWARNIPFFPDLQITDQVALLRLTWSELFVLNAAQCSMPLHVAPLLAAAGLHASPMSADRVVAFMDHIRIFQEQVEKLKALHVDSAEYSCLKAIVLFTSDACGLSDAAHIESLQEKSQCALEEYVRSQYPNQPSRFGKLLLRLPSLRTVSSSVIEQLFFVRLVGKTPIETLIRDMLLSGSSFNWPYMSIQCS, via the exons ATGGCAATGGTAGTTAGCAGCTGGCGAGATCCGCAGGAAGACGTGGCCGGGGGGAACCCAGGCGGCCCCAACCCCGCAGCCCAGCCCGCccgggagcagcagcagcaggcggGTTCGGCCGCCCCGCACACCCCGCAGACCCCGAGCCAGCCGGGACCTCCGTCCACCCCAGGCACGGCGGGGGACAAGGGGCAAGGCCAGCCCGGCTCGGGCCAGAGCCAGCAGCACATCGAGTGCGTGGTGTGCGGGGACAAATCGAGCGGGAAACACTACGGCCAATTCACCTGCGAAGGCTGCAAAAGTTTCTTCAAGAGGAGCGTCCGCAGGAACTTAACTTACACATGCCGTGCCAACAGGAACTGTCCCATAGACCAGCATCACCGCAATCAGTGCCAATACTGCCGCCTCAAGAAGTGTCTCAAAGTGGGCATGAGGCGGGAAG cGGTTCAGCGAGGAAGAATGCCtccaacccaacccaacccaGGCCAATATGCCCTCACCAATGGGGATCCCCTGAACGGTCACTGCTATCTGTCTGGATACATCTCACTGCTGCTGCGGGCCGAGCCCTACCCTACCTCCCGCTACGGCAGCCAGTGTATGCAGCCCAACAACATCATGGGCATAGAGAACATCTGCGAGCTGGCCGCCCGCCTACTCTTCAGCGCCGTCGAGTGGGCCCGCAACATTCCCTTCTTCCCGGACCTGCAGATCACAGACCAGGTGGCCCTGCTGCGGCTCACGTGGAGCGAGCTGTTTGTCCTCAACGCGGCGCAGTGCTCCATGCCCCTCCACGTGGCCCCGCTGCTGGCCGCAGCGGGCCTGCACGCCTCGCCCATGTCCGCCGACCGGGTCGTGGCCTTCATGGATCACATCCGAATCTTCCAGGAGCAGGTGGAGAAGCTCAAGGCCCTGCACGTCGACTCCGCGGAGTACAGCTGCCTCAAAGCCATCGTCCTCTTCACATCAG ACGCCTGTGGCCTGTCAGATGCCGCCCATATCGAGAGCCTGCAAGAGAAGTCTCAATGCGCCCTGGAGGAGTACGTGAGAAGCCAATACCCCAACCAACCGAGCCGCTTCGGCAAACTGCTGCTGCGGCTGCCTTCTCTGCGCACTGTCTCATCCTCAGTCATTGAACAGCTCTTCTTCGTTCGCTTGGTAGGTAAAACCCCCATTGAAACTCTCATCAGAGATATGTTACTGTCTGGGAGCAGCTTCAACTGGCCTTACATGTCCATCCAGTGTTCCTAG